From Pseudobdellovibrio exovorus JSS, a single genomic window includes:
- a CDS encoding outer membrane beta-barrel protein: MKTRFSINASGPKNSDVLYSTTLSNFIYNGNVQMNLIKKLFVAILLSISLFHQHSYAQGTDIDEGFDPFADYNENEQSAEEEADINFFKNGRFLTLGLMVGYRGFTDGFSQAYSAAPAWGFQFSYFFDLQLATSLSYSISDSSVSFKSYNDDSMTSVSEVYTGNVNIQTFDLNLKYYFNTENVTRGLADLSPYVLFGVGQFTRTYNLSKSLPLTPDRPFGFKIGTGIEIPLMRHKAYLGLQAVYHYVQFPDENNDRIEEEKVGQTEPVLSPVSPRLKGDIYELSTIIGINF; the protein is encoded by the coding sequence ATGAAAACCCGTTTTTCCATTAACGCTTCAGGACCAAAGAATAGCGACGTACTTTATTCTACAACTCTGTCCAACTTCATTTACAATGGAAACGTGCAAATGAACCTCATCAAGAAACTCTTCGTCGCTATTTTGCTTTCCATAAGCTTATTTCATCAGCACTCTTATGCACAAGGAACTGATATTGACGAGGGATTCGATCCTTTCGCCGATTACAATGAAAATGAACAAAGCGCCGAAGAAGAAGCTGATATCAATTTTTTCAAAAATGGTCGCTTTCTTACATTGGGGCTTATGGTGGGCTACAGAGGCTTTACTGATGGCTTTTCGCAGGCTTACTCGGCCGCTCCCGCATGGGGATTTCAATTCAGTTACTTCTTTGATTTACAACTCGCAACCTCTTTAAGCTACTCTATTTCGGATAGCTCTGTTTCCTTTAAGAGTTATAATGACGACAGCATGACCAGTGTTTCTGAAGTTTATACGGGAAATGTAAATATTCAGACTTTTGATCTTAATTTGAAGTACTATTTCAACACAGAAAATGTGACTCGCGGTCTTGCTGATTTAAGCCCATATGTCTTATTCGGCGTAGGTCAATTTACTCGTACTTACAATCTATCCAAGTCCTTACCACTTACACCAGATCGCCCATTTGGATTTAAAATAGGAACTGGTATAGAAATTCCTTTGATGCGTCACAAAGCTTATTTAGGATTACAAGCTGTTTATCACTACGTGCAATTTCCCGATGAAAACAACGATCGCATCGAAGAAGAAAAAGTTGGCCAAACTGAACCCGTATTAAGCCCCGTAAGTCCACGCCTAAAAGGTGATATTTATGAATTAAGCACCATTATTGGGATTAATTTTTAA
- a CDS encoding sodium-dependent transporter translates to MPETNRKRVSFKNRYSFYLLAIGSACGIGNLWRFPYIVGENGGGAFLLLYVFLALTVGLTLLIAELMIGHHTRSGIATATRKLAQGSKKPLYLFGWLSLCITAITLAYYSVISGWVLHYLTQFIVSFFRSDSAFYLKNVSVNVLFQNGWLQFMLASVHLLVSGVIVVKGFGEGVEKRIASLLPLFGALVVFLLLGSLSLDSTQQVLRFLFYPDFSKLNLSSLGHATGHVFFTLSLGFGSMVTFGSYLKKEEHLPSVGLRVTLVDTLISIIAVLLIFPIAFSSSKQIATDPGLLFDVLPSFLSSMRGGILFGFIFFLFLWLAALNASIGLLETITANITEKKPELRRSWATALAVLFILFMTIFPAFSGTIFKNVKVLGRSVIESFDFTLINVFLPIAAIGMIIVFFASITSSDRKKLFVDDNKPTSSVMYNQWVFVLKWAVPAVIGIGLVLLILDYWF, encoded by the coding sequence ATGCCCGAGACTAACCGCAAAAGAGTATCATTTAAGAATAGATATTCATTCTACTTGCTAGCTATCGGTAGCGCTTGTGGAATCGGGAATTTGTGGAGATTTCCCTATATTGTTGGTGAAAACGGCGGTGGTGCTTTTTTGTTACTGTATGTCTTCTTAGCATTAACTGTTGGGCTAACACTTCTGATTGCGGAGTTGATGATTGGTCATCATACCCGCAGTGGTATCGCAACTGCCACTCGTAAGTTGGCACAGGGTTCGAAGAAACCTCTTTACCTGTTTGGATGGCTCAGCCTTTGTATTACTGCGATTACGTTAGCGTACTATTCTGTTATCAGTGGTTGGGTCTTACATTATTTAACTCAGTTCATAGTGAGTTTTTTCAGAAGCGACTCGGCTTTTTATCTAAAAAATGTATCAGTGAATGTGTTATTTCAAAATGGATGGCTACAGTTTATGTTAGCCAGCGTTCACTTATTGGTTTCTGGAGTCATTGTCGTCAAAGGTTTTGGTGAAGGGGTTGAAAAACGCATTGCCTCTTTGTTGCCGCTATTCGGAGCTTTGGTGGTTTTTCTTTTATTAGGTTCTTTATCGCTGGATTCGACCCAGCAAGTTTTAAGGTTCTTGTTTTATCCAGACTTTTCTAAACTTAACCTCAGCTCATTAGGCCATGCCACGGGGCATGTGTTTTTTACTTTGTCTTTAGGATTTGGAAGTATGGTGACATTCGGAAGTTATCTTAAAAAAGAGGAACATCTGCCGAGTGTTGGTCTTAGAGTTACATTAGTAGACACGTTGATTTCGATTATTGCGGTGTTGTTGATATTTCCCATTGCCTTTTCAAGCTCAAAGCAAATAGCGACGGATCCAGGATTGCTATTTGATGTGCTCCCGAGCTTTTTGTCATCTATGCGTGGTGGGATATTATTTGGATTTATTTTCTTCTTGTTCTTATGGCTTGCGGCTTTGAATGCCAGTATCGGTCTACTTGAAACCATCACAGCGAATATCACAGAAAAAAAACCAGAGCTTCGCCGCTCTTGGGCGACGGCACTGGCTGTCCTTTTTATTCTTTTTATGACGATCTTCCCTGCATTTTCGGGAACTATTTTTAAAAATGTGAAAGTCCTAGGCCGCAGTGTGATTGAATCTTTTGACTTCACGCTGATTAATGTATTTCTGCCGATAGCGGCAATAGGCATGATCATCGTGTTTTTTGCTTCTATAACGTCTTCCGATCGCAAGAAGTTATTTGTGGATGATAATAAACCCACAAGTTCAGTTATGTACAATCAGTGGGTATTCGTTCTGAAGTGGGCTGTTCCGGCTGTCATTGGAATTGGATTGGTATTACTGATTTTAGATTATTGGTTTTAG
- the der gene encoding ribosome biogenesis GTPase Der has translation MQRNEINLLAPKVAIIGRPNVGKSTLFNILTDSRKSVVKNQAGVTRDIIIEPADVWGKKFDLIDTGGVTESQDLFSKLIREQVSDFLHSVDYIIAVMDGRAGLVPEDRDIIKLAKQTGRPMVLVINKVDTQHEDELAKADFYEFGLDVVAASFEQRRGVAEVMEWLQANLPEAKETIKEGMQISMVGKPNVGKSSLCNCLLGINRMLVSDVAGTTVDSVDSPFVYNDRKYVIVDTAGLRRQSRREDDIEIIAAFKSQESIRRSQIVLLVIDGTVGPTEQDAKIMQQILEDHKGVIIVANKSDVASNEVESYRETFKAQVAREFHFFQDVPVVFTSAKTGSGISDLFKMIESVSDRLNFRVSTSELNDFFFETIRKAPAPVWGITNIKFYYLTQTNQMPPSFIAFANHPDGVTNSYRRFLIKNLKERFNLHGIPIRIFCMKSRRGGESNARD, from the coding sequence ATGCAAAGAAATGAAATTAATCTATTAGCACCAAAAGTAGCGATTATTGGACGTCCTAATGTAGGTAAATCTACGTTGTTTAATATCCTAACGGATTCAAGAAAATCCGTTGTAAAAAACCAAGCGGGGGTTACTCGTGATATTATTATCGAGCCTGCCGATGTTTGGGGTAAGAAATTCGATTTGATCGATACGGGCGGTGTAACAGAGTCTCAGGATTTGTTTTCTAAGTTAATTCGTGAACAGGTTTCGGACTTTTTACATTCGGTAGACTATATTATTGCTGTTATGGATGGCCGTGCAGGCCTAGTGCCGGAAGACCGTGATATTATTAAATTAGCTAAGCAAACAGGTCGTCCGATGGTCCTAGTTATCAACAAAGTCGACACACAACACGAGGATGAATTGGCAAAAGCTGATTTTTACGAGTTTGGATTAGATGTGGTAGCGGCTTCATTCGAGCAGCGCCGTGGCGTAGCTGAAGTGATGGAGTGGTTACAGGCTAATTTGCCAGAGGCGAAAGAAACGATTAAAGAGGGAATGCAGATCTCGATGGTGGGAAAGCCCAACGTGGGAAAAAGCTCGCTGTGTAACTGCCTGCTAGGTATTAATCGTATGCTAGTTTCAGATGTGGCGGGGACAACAGTCGATTCTGTGGACTCTCCATTTGTGTACAACGATAGAAAGTACGTTATTGTCGATACAGCAGGTCTTAGACGTCAGTCTCGTCGTGAAGATGATATCGAAATTATTGCGGCTTTTAAATCTCAAGAGTCTATAAGACGTTCACAAATCGTTTTGTTAGTTATTGACGGAACTGTGGGCCCTACAGAGCAAGATGCCAAAATCATGCAACAGATTCTAGAAGATCATAAAGGTGTTATCATTGTGGCGAACAAGTCAGACGTGGCGAGCAATGAGGTTGAATCCTATCGTGAAACGTTTAAAGCTCAAGTGGCACGGGAATTCCATTTCTTCCAAGACGTTCCTGTTGTGTTCACATCAGCGAAAACAGGATCAGGAATTAGTGATTTGTTTAAAATGATCGAGTCAGTAAGTGACAGATTGAACTTCCGTGTTTCAACATCTGAGCTGAATGATTTCTTCTTTGAAACTATTCGTAAAGCTCCAGCTCCGGTTTGGGGAATCACGAACATTAAGTTCTATTATCTAACTCAGACAAATCAAATGCCACCATCCTTTATTGCATTTGCGAATCATCCGGATGGCGTTACCAATTCTTACCGAAGATTTCTTATTAAGAATTTAAAAGAAAGATTCAATTTACATGGAATTCCAATAAGAATTTTCTGTATGAAGTCACGCAGAGGTGGCGAAAGCAATGCCCGAGACTAA
- the era gene encoding GTPase Era, giving the protein MGYKAGFIGLIGQPNAGKSTLMNYLIDQKVSIVTAKPQTTRRRILGIQNNENSQVIFIDAPGLVKAEKGLNAFLEKEAQDVIKESDALLAVLSIDEKDSDAIEKVLDLVKKSKKPWMGVITKTDVADKAHRILIVKNMVEEMGAKCLQISCLKDGKEGRDEILKELESLLPASEAPLFDEDLYTTENVRELVSEIVRERCFENLSHELPFQLAVQVRKFDENAKPCPHIYVDVIVAKASHKPIVIGQKAQVIKKISSESRHEIEKIMDGKVFLELNVVVKENWFEKNQFMKELGYIVDAKK; this is encoded by the coding sequence ATGGGATATAAAGCAGGATTTATTGGTTTAATTGGACAACCGAACGCAGGAAAAAGTACGCTGATGAATTATTTAATTGATCAGAAGGTATCTATTGTAACGGCAAAACCGCAGACGACAAGACGTCGTATTTTAGGGATTCAAAATAATGAAAACTCTCAAGTCATTTTTATTGATGCGCCAGGATTGGTGAAGGCCGAGAAAGGCTTAAATGCTTTTCTTGAAAAAGAAGCTCAGGATGTCATTAAAGAAAGTGATGCTCTTTTAGCTGTTTTAAGTATTGATGAAAAAGACTCAGATGCCATTGAAAAAGTCTTAGACCTAGTAAAAAAATCAAAAAAACCATGGATGGGTGTTATCACTAAAACAGATGTGGCGGATAAAGCTCACAGAATTTTAATTGTTAAAAATATGGTTGAGGAAATGGGGGCTAAATGTCTTCAAATTTCATGTCTTAAAGATGGCAAAGAAGGTCGTGATGAGATCTTAAAAGAGCTAGAGTCACTTCTTCCAGCCTCAGAAGCTCCACTTTTTGATGAAGATCTATATACAACAGAAAACGTACGGGAATTGGTTAGCGAAATCGTGCGTGAAAGATGCTTCGAGAACCTATCCCATGAGTTGCCATTTCAATTAGCTGTGCAGGTTAGAAAATTTGATGAAAACGCGAAACCTTGCCCTCATATTTATGTCGATGTCATCGTGGCTAAAGCGAGCCATAAGCCTATTGTGATTGGTCAAAAAGCTCAGGTGATTAAAAAAATTAGCAGTGAAAGTCGTCACGAGATCGAAAAGATCATGGATGGCAAAGTATTTTTAGAGTTGAACGTGGTTGTAAAAGAAAATTGGTTTGAAAAAAATCAATTTATGAAAGAATTAGGGTACATTGTCGATGCAAAGAAATGA
- the rnc gene encoding ribonuclease III: MLNKSLQEQLEKKLQYSFSNVEHLQIALTHKSYTVDEHRQKENNERLEFLGDSILNFVVAEKLLGLFPEANEGVLSKKRASLVNLNKLAEIAKKFDLQDYMFFGPGEVKQGNHLNARIQGSCVESLIGAIYQDAGFETARLWTLSQFSNEDFYEEVNASFLSDFKTRLQELTQKHKLGTPVYELVLSTGPSHKPKFLVSLKLNSIEKSRGEGPSKKSAEQSAAELYLNELVKTLKES; this comes from the coding sequence ATGCTCAATAAATCTTTGCAAGAACAATTAGAAAAAAAGCTTCAATATAGCTTTTCTAATGTGGAGCATTTGCAGATTGCATTGACTCACAAGAGCTACACTGTCGACGAGCATAGACAAAAAGAGAACAATGAAAGATTAGAGTTCTTAGGGGATTCGATTTTAAATTTTGTTGTGGCTGAAAAACTTTTAGGTCTATTCCCAGAAGCTAATGAAGGTGTTTTGTCAAAAAAACGAGCGTCGTTAGTGAATCTGAACAAGCTGGCGGAAATAGCTAAGAAGTTTGATTTGCAAGACTATATGTTCTTTGGACCGGGGGAAGTGAAGCAGGGAAATCACTTAAATGCACGAATTCAGGGTTCTTGTGTGGAATCTTTAATTGGCGCTATTTATCAAGATGCCGGATTTGAAACAGCTCGCTTGTGGACGCTCTCACAGTTTTCAAATGAAGATTTTTATGAAGAGGTCAACGCTTCATTTTTATCGGATTTTAAAACCAGATTACAAGAGTTAACACAAAAACATAAATTGGGAACTCCTGTTTATGAACTTGTTTTGAGTACAGGACCTTCGCATAAGCCAAAGTTTTTAGTTTCGTTGAAGTTGAACAGTATTGAAAAAAGTCGCGGTGAAGGCCCTAGTAAAAAAAGCGCCGAACAAAGTGCAGCAGAGCTCTATTTGAATGAGCTTGTTAAGACATTAAAGGAATCGTAG
- the mtaB gene encoding tRNA (N(6)-L-threonylcarbamoyladenosine(37)-C(2))-methylthiotransferase MtaB — MDHVELNCVELNQNEQIRRISREYDFVVHTFGCKVNTYDTGLIQKNLTNNGFSVVKKKSEGPVIHVLNTCAVTAEATQQAVRLIRKIKSKEPMATVVVTGCAAQVDTGAFENLTAADLVVANSHKGMLPQIIDQYFKNENKQKVFKSNIFKKEDLEADGGQELSHTRSFLKIQDGCNSFCAFCIIPYARGKSRSIPISQIVYKAKELCAQGIKEIVLTGVHIGDYEDMVGGKKRQIEDLVESVLNQTSVQRVRLSSLEPIELSDRLLDLYQDDRLCPHFHMSIQSADTEVLHQMKRKYSDKEVRESLERIQSKVKNAYVGMDVIAGFPTETDEQFENTYRLLSETPWTRLHVFPYSERKGTRAAVLEQIPMMKRKERAQRLRELSLHRLQSEALKQVGLVKSSLVLNKHSDGVQALSRDYWNLNLNLTAEEHAHIRNTEVLAVVESVSTGDTDVILHARRIENAQ, encoded by the coding sequence ATGGATCACGTTGAACTGAATTGTGTTGAGCTAAATCAAAACGAACAAATTCGCCGTATAAGTCGGGAATATGATTTCGTGGTGCACACTTTTGGTTGCAAAGTGAACACCTACGATACGGGCTTAATACAAAAAAATTTAACGAATAATGGGTTTTCTGTAGTTAAGAAAAAATCCGAAGGACCTGTTATTCATGTTCTAAATACATGTGCTGTGACGGCTGAAGCCACACAACAAGCTGTGCGTCTTATTCGCAAAATTAAGTCTAAAGAGCCTATGGCGACAGTTGTTGTCACTGGGTGTGCGGCACAAGTGGATACCGGAGCCTTTGAAAATCTAACTGCGGCGGATTTAGTTGTAGCAAATTCTCATAAAGGGATGTTGCCGCAGATTATAGATCAGTATTTTAAAAATGAAAACAAACAGAAAGTTTTTAAATCGAACATCTTTAAGAAAGAAGATTTGGAAGCTGATGGGGGCCAAGAGCTGTCCCATACAAGAAGTTTCTTAAAAATTCAGGATGGATGTAATAGTTTTTGTGCTTTCTGTATTATTCCATACGCACGCGGTAAAAGTCGTTCTATCCCGATATCTCAAATTGTTTATAAAGCGAAAGAGCTCTGTGCACAGGGAATTAAAGAAATCGTACTTACAGGTGTTCATATTGGTGATTACGAAGACATGGTCGGTGGAAAGAAAAGACAGATCGAAGACCTTGTCGAGAGCGTCCTCAATCAAACTTCGGTTCAACGAGTTCGCTTATCATCTTTAGAGCCGATTGAGCTGAGTGATCGACTTTTGGATTTGTATCAAGATGACCGCTTATGCCCTCACTTTCACATGAGTATTCAAAGTGCTGATACGGAAGTTTTGCATCAGATGAAACGCAAGTACAGCGATAAGGAAGTACGCGAGAGCCTAGAGAGAATTCAGTCTAAGGTGAAAAATGCGTACGTAGGAATGGATGTTATCGCAGGTTTCCCTACGGAAACAGATGAGCAGTTTGAAAACACGTACCGCCTTTTAAGCGAAACGCCATGGACTCGATTACATGTATTTCCTTACAGTGAAAGAAAAGGCACACGCGCTGCAGTTTTAGAGCAAATTCCGATGATGAAGCGCAAAGAGCGTGCGCAGCGCCTGCGTGAGCTCAGCTTGCATCGCCTACAAAGCGAAGCCTTAAAACAAGTGGGGCTTGTAAAATCCTCATTGGTGTTAAATAAGCACTCTGATGGGGTACAGGCTTTGTCACGTGACTATTGGAATCTCAATTTAAATCTTACGGCAGAAGAACACGCACACATTCGTAATACAGAGGTTTTGGCAGTCGTAGAGTCTGTTTCAACTGGTGATACAGACGTTATTTTACATGCAAGGAGGATTGAAAATGCTCAATAA
- the mnmA gene encoding tRNA 2-thiouridine(34) synthase MnmA produces MQVNSSQNKSSKGRVLVAMSGGVDSSVAAALLVEQGYEVIGATMQVWDYSQCDITEGNGTCCSSIDVDDARSVADRLDIPFYVLNCEAKFKASVIDPFVKAYLDGQTPLPCVNCNTYLKFDHLVKKMKELDCDYLATGHYAQVVYDQSGHAHIKTSTDDWKDQTYFLFTIDPQIVPKLLFPIGHLKKPEVRQIAEQKGLVVAKKKDSTGICFVGNRGYDQFIKDQVSTEELKLRRGKIKRYPSGEVMADHDGIHLYTIGQSKGLGMTYHEKLFVLKIDVSDNTVWVGDEKDLYSNVVEVIEPKWLSDIQDGSEYEVKIRYQHKASKAIVTKTDRGIRLQFKEPQRAVAPGQAAVVYENQKLIGGGWITLN; encoded by the coding sequence ATGCAGGTTAATTCTTCACAAAACAAATCTTCTAAAGGACGTGTACTTGTTGCGATGAGCGGCGGAGTGGACAGTTCGGTTGCGGCGGCACTACTGGTCGAGCAAGGCTACGAAGTCATTGGTGCTACGATGCAAGTCTGGGATTATTCTCAGTGTGATATCACAGAAGGGAATGGGACTTGCTGCTCAAGTATTGATGTGGATGATGCTCGCAGTGTCGCCGATAGATTAGATATTCCGTTTTATGTTTTAAACTGTGAAGCTAAATTTAAAGCATCTGTTATTGATCCTTTTGTTAAAGCTTACTTGGACGGGCAAACTCCACTGCCTTGTGTAAATTGTAATACGTATTTGAAGTTTGACCATCTAGTTAAAAAAATGAAAGAGCTGGATTGCGATTATCTAGCGACAGGACACTATGCTCAGGTCGTCTATGATCAGTCTGGTCACGCTCACATCAAAACATCAACGGATGACTGGAAAGATCAAACATATTTCTTATTTACAATAGACCCACAGATCGTTCCAAAATTATTATTTCCCATTGGTCATTTAAAGAAACCAGAGGTGCGTCAGATTGCTGAACAGAAAGGGCTAGTTGTTGCTAAGAAGAAAGATTCGACAGGAATCTGCTTTGTTGGTAACAGAGGTTATGATCAGTTCATAAAAGATCAGGTCAGCACTGAAGAATTAAAACTACGCCGTGGCAAAATCAAACGTTATCCATCGGGCGAAGTTATGGCTGACCATGACGGAATACATTTGTACACAATCGGACAAAGCAAAGGGTTGGGCATGACTTACCACGAAAAGCTTTTTGTTCTTAAAATCGATGTGAGTGATAACACAGTTTGGGTCGGAGACGAAAAAGATCTGTATTCCAATGTTGTAGAAGTTATTGAGCCTAAGTGGCTTTCCGATATTCAAGATGGTTCTGAATATGAAGTCAAAATTCGTTATCAACATAAAGCCTCTAAAGCTATTGTGACAAAAACAGATCGTGGCATTCGCTTGCAGTTCAAAGAACCTCAACGTGCGGTGGCTCCGGGGCAAGCGGCTGTTGTTTATGAAAACCAAAAACTAATAGGTGGCGGATGGATCACGTTGAACTGA
- a CDS encoding cysteine desulfurase family protein, whose product MQNHSNSEGKFRVYLDHNATTPHSSRLKSRWMELMDISGNPSSIHQDSRVSKTILRETRKKIADFLGCSPLEIIFNSGASEGNNSVLKSVYSLLRETRNEFLISHVEHPSVLKTAEALRSWGAVVHLIPVDRNGSLDLDFLKSKLSSKTALVSVMYANNETGSVFPIQEVTQLAHAAGALMHSDCVQMLGKSSVDFKLLDVDYATFSAHKFYSLKGTGFVYVKKSSPWQPLIHGGGQERSRRGGTENVTGIAALNIVLDELKSYEAKISEVQRMRDQMEAELLQRIPNISVTAVQGQRLANTSSLVITGVDGETLLMSLDLKGFSVSTGAACSSGNPEPSPVLLAMGLSRQEAQNSLRISLGWENNEGEVKSFINCLVETVEKLRAIEAEEGKKDYAG is encoded by the coding sequence ATGCAAAATCACTCGAACTCCGAAGGTAAATTTCGGGTTTATTTAGATCATAATGCGACAACACCACATTCATCTCGCTTAAAGTCTAGGTGGATGGAGTTGATGGACATTTCGGGGAATCCTTCATCGATTCATCAAGACAGTCGTGTATCTAAAACCATTTTGCGCGAGACCCGAAAAAAAATCGCAGATTTCTTGGGCTGCTCTCCGCTTGAAATTATTTTTAATTCGGGTGCGAGTGAAGGAAATAATTCCGTTTTAAAATCTGTTTATTCTTTGTTGCGTGAAACTCGTAATGAGTTTTTAATCAGCCATGTTGAGCATCCCAGTGTGTTAAAGACAGCAGAGGCCTTGCGTAGTTGGGGTGCCGTGGTTCACCTGATTCCTGTTGATCGCAACGGGAGTCTAGATCTAGATTTTTTAAAGTCGAAACTTTCGTCAAAAACAGCCTTGGTTTCGGTGATGTATGCTAATAACGAAACCGGCAGCGTCTTTCCCATTCAAGAAGTGACTCAGTTAGCACACGCGGCTGGAGCCTTAATGCATTCAGATTGTGTTCAGATGTTGGGTAAAAGTTCTGTCGACTTTAAGTTGCTGGATGTAGATTACGCCACATTTTCGGCTCATAAGTTTTACAGCCTAAAGGGGACAGGATTTGTGTATGTTAAAAAATCTTCTCCGTGGCAGCCACTCATTCATGGTGGAGGTCAAGAAAGATCCCGCCGTGGTGGCACTGAGAATGTAACAGGTATTGCTGCATTGAATATCGTGCTTGATGAGTTGAAATCTTATGAAGCGAAGATCAGTGAAGTTCAGCGCATGCGCGATCAGATGGAAGCTGAGCTTTTGCAAAGAATCCCTAATATTTCAGTAACTGCTGTGCAAGGACAAAGACTTGCCAATACATCCAGCTTAGTCATCACAGGTGTGGATGGTGAAACTCTGCTTATGAGTCTTGATTTAAAAGGTTTTTCTGTAAGTACGGGTGCCGCTTGCAGCAGTGGTAATCCTGAGCCGAGTCCTGTGCTGCTAGCCATGGGCTTAAGCCGACAGGAAGCGCAGAACTCGCTGCGCATCAGCCTAGGTTGGGAAAATAACGAGGGCGAAGTAAAAAGTTTTATCAACTGCTTAGTAGAGACAGTTGAAAAGTTACGGGCAATAGAAGCAGAAGAAGGAAAAAAAGACTATGCAGGTTAA
- the tsaE gene encoding tRNA (adenosine(37)-N6)-threonylcarbamoyltransferase complex ATPase subunit type 1 TsaE encodes MTPIWNRTISSEAELNQIANEIATTCAKGSILLLSGDLAAGKTTFVVHFCQRWGLKLMQSPTYAIHQRYANEQIVVDHFDLYRLETEEELESAGVYDLLNQASDYKLIEWPERLDVQSIPLTQNLYGLSFRIEADGKRTIQFFEINR; translated from the coding sequence ATGACGCCTATTTGGAATCGCACTATTTCTTCAGAAGCCGAGTTAAATCAAATCGCTAACGAAATAGCTACGACTTGTGCGAAAGGAAGTATTCTTCTTCTTTCTGGAGATCTTGCCGCTGGAAAAACGACCTTCGTTGTTCACTTTTGTCAAAGGTGGGGATTGAAACTGATGCAGTCTCCGACTTATGCCATACATCAGCGCTATGCAAATGAACAAATTGTTGTCGATCATTTTGATCTTTATCGACTTGAAACAGAAGAAGAGCTCGAGTCTGCAGGCGTTTATGATCTACTCAATCAGGCAAGTGACTATAAACTTATAGAATGGCCTGAAAGATTAGATGTGCAAAGCATTCCATTAACACAGAATTTATATGGTCTTTCGTTTCGGATTGAAGCTGATGGGAAGCGTACAATTCAATTTTTTGAAATAAATCGTTAA
- a CDS encoding pyridoxine 5'-phosphate synthase: protein MKSKIHLGVNIDHAATLRQVRGNTTSYPDLLTMTELAREGGASQITIHLREDRRHIQDADVVRLCKKSKLPINLELAVSPEMLKIALSNKPAWVCFVPEKREELTTEGGLDVVRVFEKIKSMTKQLQAAGIKVSFFIEPNQIQVEASARAGANAIEFHTGHWVTEKGDTKKKIWKSLQAEAERAHELGMRVHAGHGLDYEHANKIRKLPFLKEVNIGHSLICYSLEYGLKKSVKKMLAELK from the coding sequence ATGAAAAGCAAAATTCATCTTGGTGTTAATATTGACCATGCTGCCACATTAAGACAGGTGCGTGGCAATACGACATCGTACCCCGATCTATTGACTATGACTGAGCTAGCCCGCGAAGGCGGAGCATCTCAAATCACCATTCACTTACGTGAAGATCGCCGTCATATTCAAGACGCAGATGTGGTGAGACTTTGTAAAAAGTCAAAACTACCTATTAATTTAGAGTTAGCTGTGTCACCTGAAATGTTGAAGATAGCTTTATCTAACAAGCCGGCATGGGTTTGTTTTGTGCCAGAAAAACGCGAAGAGCTGACGACAGAAGGCGGGCTTGATGTTGTCCGTGTATTTGAAAAAATCAAATCCATGACGAAGCAACTACAGGCCGCAGGTATAAAAGTCTCTTTCTTTATTGAGCCCAATCAAATTCAAGTGGAGGCATCGGCCCGTGCCGGAGCGAATGCCATTGAATTTCATACAGGTCATTGGGTGACTGAAAAAGGCGATACTAAAAAGAAGATTTGGAAATCCTTGCAGGCTGAAGCCGAACGCGCCCATGAATTAGGAATGAGAGTTCATGCTGGGCATGGTTTAGACTATGAACACGCCAATAAGATAAGAAAACTTCCATTCTTAAAGGAAGTGAATATTGGACATTCACTGATCTGCTATTCGCTCGAGTATGGCTTAAAAAAATCAGTGAAAAAGATGTTAGCCGAACTCAAATGA